The proteins below are encoded in one region of Flavobacterium nackdongense:
- a CDS encoding helix-turn-helix domain-containing protein, with translation MSSQDIITIEDDFTLFRFQNDSDEVYGTQREVKSGLIQFHFGLKGKAKFLFNQGSYALDLKEEKSLLLYNPQKELPLNLEIAPNSWVISVIISIQKFHNLFSAEANYVTFLSEDNKDKKYYKEGDISPSMAIVLTQLFHYNLNPSIKNLYYKAKGYELLSLYFNRTEDPNAEQCPFLIDEENVLKIKKAKEIILANMAEPPGLQELADEVGLTLKKLKMGFKQIYGDTVYGFLFDYKMDSARKLLDSGSYNVNEVGLKIGYSTGSHFIAAFKKKFGTTPKKYLMAINPNM, from the coding sequence ATGAGTTCGCAAGATATTATAACAATTGAAGATGATTTTACCTTATTCCGTTTCCAAAACGACAGTGATGAAGTGTATGGCACGCAACGCGAAGTAAAAAGCGGATTGATTCAATTTCACTTTGGACTCAAAGGAAAAGCCAAGTTTCTATTCAATCAAGGAAGCTATGCTTTGGATTTGAAAGAAGAAAAGTCTCTGTTGCTGTACAATCCGCAAAAAGAATTGCCCTTGAACCTAGAAATCGCTCCAAATTCTTGGGTGATTTCGGTTATTATTTCCATTCAAAAATTTCATAATCTGTTTTCAGCCGAAGCCAATTACGTAACTTTTTTGAGTGAGGATAATAAGGATAAAAAATATTATAAAGAAGGCGACATTAGTCCATCGATGGCGATTGTTTTGACCCAATTATTCCATTACAATCTGAATCCGTCAATAAAAAACCTATATTATAAAGCCAAAGGATACGAATTATTGAGTCTGTATTTCAATAGAACCGAAGATCCAAACGCCGAACAATGTCCGTTTTTGATCGATGAAGAAAATGTCTTGAAAATAAAAAAAGCCAAGGAGATAATTCTTGCCAATATGGCTGAACCTCCGGGATTGCAGGAATTAGCCGATGAAGTGGGACTGACCTTGAAAAAGCTAAAAATGGGTTTCAAACAAATTTATGGCGATACGGTTTATGGCTTTCTTTTCGATTATAAAATGGATTCAGCTCGAAAATTATTGGACAGCGGTTCTTACAATGTGAATGAAGTGGGCTTAAAAATTGGCTACAGCACCGGAAGTCATTTTATTGCGGCTTTCAAGAAAAAATTTGGCACCACTCCAAAAAAATATTTGATGGCTATTAATCCGAATATGTAG
- the hemH gene encoding ferrochelatase has protein sequence MKGVLLVNLGSPESPTAKDVKPYLDEFLMDKYVIDVPFLLRALLVRGIILQTRPKKSAAAYAKIWWDEGSPLVVISKRMHEKVKKLVDIPVALAMRYGNPSLLSGLQELHDKGVNEVMLFPLYPQHAMASTTTILELAEEHRKKYFPEMKFTIVPAFYNKPDYLKNLADSIQSHLKGFEYDHLLFSYHGIPERHIRKTDITKSHCKIDGSCCNTPSPAHDFCYRHQCYETTKQVVKLLGIPEGKYSQTFQSRLAGDKWLTPYTDVEVNKMPEKGIKNLAVVTPAFVSDCLETLEEIAMEANHQFKENGGENFMAIPCLNDADEWCETVANWINDWSPLTPKGGNV, from the coding sequence ATGAAAGGAGTACTATTAGTCAACCTAGGCTCACCAGAAAGCCCAACCGCAAAAGATGTAAAACCGTATTTAGATGAATTTTTGATGGACAAATACGTGATTGATGTTCCATTTTTGTTGCGTGCATTATTAGTTCGAGGTATTATTCTTCAAACAAGGCCTAAAAAATCGGCGGCAGCTTATGCCAAAATATGGTGGGACGAAGGTTCGCCGCTTGTGGTGATTTCCAAAAGAATGCACGAAAAAGTCAAAAAACTAGTTGACATTCCGGTTGCATTGGCAATGCGTTACGGAAATCCTTCGCTTTTATCTGGTTTACAGGAATTACACGACAAAGGCGTGAACGAAGTGATGCTTTTTCCGTTGTATCCACAACACGCAATGGCATCGACAACGACCATTTTAGAATTGGCCGAAGAGCATAGAAAAAAGTATTTTCCGGAAATGAAATTTACGATTGTTCCGGCTTTTTATAACAAACCAGACTATCTAAAAAACCTTGCCGATTCTATTCAATCGCATTTGAAAGGTTTTGAATACGATCATTTATTGTTCTCCTATCACGGAATACCGGAGCGACACATTCGCAAAACAGACATCACTAAATCGCACTGCAAAATTGACGGTTCTTGCTGCAACACGCCTTCACCAGCACACGACTTTTGCTACCGTCATCAATGTTACGAAACCACGAAACAAGTGGTAAAACTTTTGGGAATCCCGGAAGGAAAATACAGCCAGACTTTTCAATCTCGTTTGGCTGGAGACAAATGGCTAACGCCTTACACCGATGTTGAGGTCAACAAAATGCCGGAGAAAGGCATCAAGAATTTGGCAGTAGTTACGCCGGCCTTCGTTTCGGATTGTTTGGAAACATTGGAAGAAATTGCAATGGAAGCCAATCACCAATTTAAGGAAAACGGAGGCGAAAATTTTATGGCCATTCCTTGTTTGAATGATGCTGATGAATGGTGTGAAACGGTTGCGAATTGGATTAATGATTGGAGCCCCCTAACCCCCAAAGGGGGAAATGTTTAA
- a CDS encoding CopD family protein — protein MELYNYLKSLHLIFVITWFAGLFYIVRLFVYQIEANDKPSPEKEILQKQYKIMTYRLWYIITWPSAVLASIFAFWMLFFTDIGKAWLQMPWMHVKLGFIFVLYLYHYKCHKIYLELQNDEVKYTTNYMRLWNEGATIILFAVVFLVILKNAVNWIYGVVGIILFSVLIMLGFQFYKRIRERKSNH, from the coding sequence ATGGAACTATACAACTACCTAAAATCCCTCCACCTCATCTTTGTCATCACTTGGTTTGCTGGACTATTTTATATTGTTCGCTTGTTTGTGTATCAAATTGAGGCCAACGACAAACCATCGCCCGAAAAGGAGATTTTGCAAAAACAATACAAAATAATGACCTATCGTTTGTGGTACATTATCACCTGGCCATCAGCGGTTTTGGCGAGTATTTTTGCGTTTTGGATGTTGTTTTTTACGGATATTGGAAAAGCTTGGTTGCAAATGCCTTGGATGCACGTAAAACTTGGCTTCATTTTTGTGCTGTATTTGTACCATTATAAATGCCATAAAATATACCTCGAATTGCAAAACGACGAAGTAAAATACACTACAAATTATATGCGTTTGTGGAACGAAGGTGCTACAATTATACTGTTTGCCGTAGTATTTTTGGTCATCCTGAAAAACGCCGTCAATTGGATTTATGGCGTGGTCGGAATTATATTGTTTTCCGTATTGATTATGTTGGGATTTCAATTTTA